In Chitinophaga sp. HK235, a single window of DNA contains:
- a CDS encoding phosphopantetheine-binding protein, with protein MDLEKLMEDLKKQIIEQLNLQEVTPESISNDQPLFKEGLGLDSIDALELIVLLQQHYNIRIANPEQGPEIFYSIRSMAEFIVAHQTAKA; from the coding sequence ATGGACTTGGAAAAGCTGATGGAAGATCTGAAGAAGCAGATCATAGAACAACTGAATTTGCAGGAAGTGACACCGGAAAGTATCAGCAATGATCAGCCGTTGTTTAAGGAAGGGCTGGGTCTCGATTCTATCGATGCGCTGGAACTGATCGTACTGCTGCAACAGCATTATAACATCCGTATTGCCAACCCGGAACAGGGACCGGAGATATTTTACTCTATCCGTTCTATGGCAGAATTTATTGTTGCCCATCAAACAGCTAAAGCATGA
- a CDS encoding beta-ketoacyl synthase chain length factor codes for MLTIYINGTGCISAQETAAGGPLLATLREYEQERLATVDPDYKRWIDAKQIRRMSRVVKMGVGAASLSLEAAGVTMPDAIVTGTAYGCLDDTGVFLTKMVNQQEEMLTPTAFIQSTHNTVGGQISLLLGCNAYNNTFVHRGFSFENALLDAIMILKEGSAQNVLAGGLDEITQHSHQILSRFGLYKKEPVKTMELLKSPTRGTIAGEGAAFFTLGITPSQHSAAALTGISTLYKPLWEGEVIGHIMKFLEDNACTPNDIDLLITGRNGDIDQDDIYEEVVEALFPEHPEASFKHLCGEYPTAAAFGMWMANSILAEQAVPEAALFYGKVAGPIKRILLYNHHQGTHHSLILLTHVE; via the coding sequence ATGTTGACCATTTATATAAACGGCACCGGTTGTATTTCTGCGCAGGAAACTGCGGCAGGTGGCCCTCTGCTGGCCACGCTGCGGGAGTATGAACAGGAACGCCTGGCTACCGTAGACCCCGACTACAAAAGATGGATCGATGCAAAACAGATCCGCAGAATGAGCCGGGTGGTGAAAATGGGCGTAGGTGCCGCCAGCCTGAGCCTGGAAGCTGCCGGGGTGACTATGCCCGATGCTATCGTCACCGGAACAGCCTACGGCTGCCTCGACGATACCGGCGTATTCCTGACCAAAATGGTCAACCAGCAGGAGGAAATGCTGACCCCCACCGCTTTTATACAAAGCACCCACAACACCGTGGGCGGACAGATATCACTGCTCCTGGGCTGCAATGCCTATAACAACACCTTCGTTCACAGAGGCTTCTCTTTCGAAAACGCCCTGCTGGACGCTATCATGATATTAAAGGAAGGTAGTGCGCAAAACGTACTGGCCGGCGGTCTGGACGAAATCACCCAGCATAGCCATCAGATACTGTCCCGCTTCGGACTGTATAAAAAAGAACCGGTAAAAACCATGGAGCTGCTGAAAAGCCCTACCCGTGGTACTATCGCCGGAGAAGGTGCTGCTTTCTTTACGCTGGGCATCACTCCAAGCCAACACTCCGCTGCTGCGCTCACCGGTATCAGCACCCTCTACAAACCGCTCTGGGAAGGGGAAGTGATTGGCCATATCATGAAATTCCTGGAAGATAATGCTTGTACTCCCAACGATATTGATCTGCTCATCACCGGCAGGAACGGTGATATCGATCAGGATGACATCTATGAAGAGGTAGTGGAAGCACTGTTCCCTGAACATCCGGAAGCCAGCTTTAAACATCTCTGCGGCGAATATCCTACCGCTGCTGCCTTTGGCATGTGGATGGCCAACAGTATACTCGCTGAACAGGCGGTGCCTGAAGCGGCTCTGTTTTATGGAAAAGTGGCTGGCCCCATCAAAAGAATTTTATTGTATAACCATCATCAGGGTACCCATCACTCCCTGATCTTACTCACACATGTTGAATAA
- a CDS encoding 3-hydroxyacyl-ACP dehydratase: MLKGNFYHITATAKEEGQVNITLELNAAHPIFQGHFPDQPVVPGVCMMQIITETLEDAVQQKVLLQKAGQMKFLNMIDPVKQPLVDVTLTYKVEENGGWKVNATLKREAMTFMKFQGVFK; encoded by the coding sequence ATGTTAAAGGGTAACTTTTATCATATCACAGCAACAGCTAAAGAAGAAGGTCAGGTTAATATTACACTGGAGCTGAATGCAGCGCATCCGATTTTCCAGGGTCACTTCCCCGACCAGCCGGTAGTGCCGGGCGTATGTATGATGCAGATCATCACAGAAACGCTGGAGGACGCCGTGCAACAAAAAGTATTGCTGCAGAAAGCAGGCCAGATGAAGTTCCTGAACATGATCGATCCGGTAAAACAGCCATTGGTAGATGTAACACTGACCTATAAAGTGGAAGAGAACGGAGGATGGAAAGTGAATGCTACCCTGAAACGGGAAGCGATGACATTTATGAAATTCCAGGGAGTATTTAAATAA
- a CDS encoding polysaccharide deacetylase family protein: protein MLNNRAGNIIIITSIAVLLVIRLSGLYTVPLWWYAIPLLLLLPFYVRGAINIQSGFFIKTLCTASATENVVALTFDDGPASEHTPLILDILDEHEVKAAFFCIGKNIEGNTHLLKRIHEEGHVIGNHTYSHHFWFDMYSSRQMEADMEKMDTVTINATGLQPRLFRPPYGVTNPNLARAIKRNNYLPVGWSIRSMDTVATDEDKLLHKIMTELHPGAVILLHDTCSITASILPRLISAIRAEGYRLERMDKMLKVPAYV from the coding sequence ATGTTGAATAACAGGGCCGGAAATATCATCATTATCACGAGTATCGCCGTTTTGCTGGTCATCCGGCTGTCGGGACTGTATACTGTGCCGCTGTGGTGGTATGCTATCCCGCTGTTGCTGTTGTTGCCTTTTTATGTGAGAGGGGCCATCAATATACAATCCGGTTTTTTTATTAAAACGCTCTGTACCGCGTCTGCTACGGAAAACGTAGTGGCGTTGACGTTTGATGATGGGCCCGCGTCCGAACATACGCCACTCATCCTCGATATCCTGGACGAACATGAGGTAAAGGCAGCCTTCTTTTGTATTGGTAAAAACATCGAAGGAAATACGCACTTACTGAAACGGATACACGAAGAAGGTCATGTAATCGGCAACCATACCTACTCCCATCATTTCTGGTTTGATATGTACAGCAGCCGGCAGATGGAGGCCGATATGGAAAAGATGGACACTGTAACCATCAACGCTACCGGGCTGCAGCCGCGCCTCTTCCGCCCGCCATACGGGGTTACCAATCCCAACCTGGCCAGGGCCATCAAACGCAATAATTACCTGCCGGTAGGATGGAGCATCCGCTCTATGGATACCGTTGCAACAGATGAAGATAAACTGCTGCATAAAATCATGACGGAACTGCACCCCGGTGCTGTTATCCTCCTGCATGATACCTGCAGCATCACCGCCAGCATCCTGCCCCGGTTGATCAGCGCCATCCGCGCTGAAGGATACCGGCTGGAACGCATGGACAAAATGTTAAAAGTGCCAGCTTATGTGTAA
- a CDS encoding beta-ketoacyl synthase gives MIEKVWIAGGGVISGIGLNLRECLQAFRQMEPGMGAMKYLSSVHRNTFPVAEVKADNDTLAEMAGLPEHISRTALLSLIAAREAWQSSGLGDISAYRVGFVSGNTVGGMDKTEDFFADYLADNRKGRLRQVVHHECGSISEIVADALGIRHHVSTISTACSSGANALMYGARLIRNNIVDVVIAGGTDSLTRFTLNGFNTLMILDQQACRPFDETRTGLNLGEGAGYVVLVSDSLAAQLQPWCRLSGFANANDAYHQTASSPDGTGNYLAMKGALDMSGLQPQQIGYINLHGTGTGNNDVSEGIAINRLFAPHFPAMSSTKSFTGHTLGASGGIEAVFSAVSVKEGIIYPNARFEHQMKELPFAPATTYSEGNELLHVMSNSFGFGGNCSSLVFSSF, from the coding sequence ATGATTGAAAAGGTGTGGATAGCGGGTGGCGGCGTCATCAGCGGCATAGGCCTGAACCTGCGGGAGTGCCTGCAGGCTTTCCGGCAGATGGAGCCGGGCATGGGCGCCATGAAATACCTGTCTTCCGTGCACCGCAACACTTTCCCGGTGGCTGAGGTGAAGGCAGACAATGACACCCTGGCCGAAATGGCCGGGCTGCCGGAACACATCAGCCGGACGGCCCTGCTCAGCCTGATAGCCGCCAGAGAAGCCTGGCAGTCGTCGGGACTCGGTGATATCTCCGCCTACCGCGTAGGATTTGTATCCGGCAATACGGTAGGAGGGATGGACAAAACAGAAGATTTTTTTGCAGATTATCTGGCAGATAACCGTAAAGGAAGGCTGCGTCAGGTGGTACATCATGAATGCGGCAGCATCAGCGAAATAGTAGCCGATGCTTTAGGTATACGACATCATGTGTCTACCATCAGCACTGCCTGCTCTTCCGGCGCTAATGCGCTCATGTACGGAGCCCGCCTGATACGCAATAACATAGTAGACGTGGTGATCGCCGGTGGTACCGACTCACTCACCCGTTTTACGCTCAACGGTTTTAATACCCTGATGATCCTCGACCAGCAGGCCTGCCGCCCCTTCGATGAAACCCGTACCGGGCTTAATCTGGGCGAAGGTGCCGGTTATGTGGTGCTGGTGTCCGACAGCCTGGCTGCTCAATTGCAGCCATGGTGCCGCCTCAGTGGTTTCGCCAATGCCAATGATGCCTATCACCAGACGGCTTCTTCGCCCGACGGTACCGGCAACTATCTGGCGATGAAAGGTGCACTGGACATGAGTGGCCTGCAACCACAGCAGATAGGATATATCAATCTGCATGGCACCGGTACCGGTAACAACGACGTATCTGAAGGCATTGCCATCAACCGGCTCTTTGCGCCGCATTTTCCGGCCATGAGCTCCACCAAGTCGTTCACCGGGCATACGCTGGGCGCCAGCGGTGGTATTGAGGCTGTATTTTCTGCCGTCTCCGTGAAGGAAGGGATCATCTATCCCAACGCACGGTTTGAACACCAGATGAAGGAACTGCCGTTTGCACCGGCCACCACCTATTCTGAAGGTAATGAGTTGTTGCATGTGATGTCCAACTCCTTCGGCTTTGGAGGTAACTGTTCCAGCCTGGTTTTTTCAAGCTTTTAG
- a CDS encoding outer membrane lipoprotein carrier protein LolA, translating into MCKWMIICLSTLLSLQLHAQSGFKPVSDLSDIKKQFARTAQNTQSIQCDFVQEKNLSMLSDKIVSKGKFWFKRDNKVRMEYQQPSYYLLVINGKDIKIKDAQKESKVSGKNNKLFEQINKITVDCVRGTVLDNTDFTTKASENAQSVRLEMVPVNKTMAGYFKAIVLLVDKQDYTVSRITMQEPSGDDTTISFVHKQVNSNIPDAVFVVK; encoded by the coding sequence ATGTGTAAATGGATGATCATCTGCCTGTCAACTTTACTGTCGCTGCAACTGCACGCTCAGTCAGGCTTTAAACCGGTATCAGACCTGTCTGATATCAAAAAACAGTTCGCCAGGACCGCACAAAATACCCAGAGCATACAATGCGATTTTGTGCAGGAGAAAAACCTGAGCATGCTGTCCGATAAAATTGTGTCGAAAGGAAAATTCTGGTTCAAACGGGATAATAAAGTCCGGATGGAATACCAGCAGCCTTCGTATTACCTGTTGGTCATCAATGGGAAAGACATCAAAATAAAAGATGCGCAGAAGGAAAGCAAGGTGTCCGGCAAAAACAATAAACTGTTTGAACAGATCAATAAAATTACGGTTGACTGTGTGAGAGGCACTGTGCTGGACAATACCGACTTTACCACCAAAGCATCAGAAAACGCGCAGAGCGTACGGCTGGAAATGGTGCCGGTCAATAAAACCATGGCGGGTTATTTCAAAGCCATTGTGCTGCTGGTAGACAAACAGGATTATACGGTGTCCCGCATCACTATGCAGGAACCCTCCGGCGATGATACGACCATCAGTTTTGTACACAAACAAGTGAATTCAAACATCCCGGATGCGGTATTTGTGGTTAAATAG
- a CDS encoding DUF2062 domain-containing protein: MIANTTHNEHFERHRAAVLIPTYNNASTLEAVVQDALSYTSHVIVVNDGATDHTSHILDKYPQLHRVSYSPNRGKGIALRRGFEYALTQGYDYVITMDADGQHFASDLPGMLDKISTHPDTLVIGARNLNQENMPGKNTFANKFSNFWFYVETGLKAPDTQSGYRLYPLHRMGRVRWWCTKYEFEIEVLVRSAWKGIKIDWTPVKVYYPPAEERISHFRPFRDFSRISVLNTILVLITFLYIKPRDLFLYLLKKENWKKMWREEVLNASESNARKAAAIGFGVFMGIVPIWGFQLLVAMLISIKLKLNKALVFLAAHISTPPLTPFVIFAGFLVGKIWMGRSAKDLLFDDKITFAAIGDNLLQYVFGSITLAIIAGVAAWGISYLLLALFRKKK; the protein is encoded by the coding sequence GTGATAGCCAACACCACACATAACGAACATTTTGAGCGCCACAGGGCAGCAGTGCTGATCCCTACCTACAACAATGCCTCCACGCTGGAGGCAGTTGTACAGGACGCCCTATCCTATACTTCACATGTAATTGTCGTGAATGATGGCGCTACCGATCATACCAGCCATATTCTCGATAAATATCCGCAGTTGCACCGGGTGTCGTATAGCCCTAACCGTGGTAAAGGCATTGCCCTGCGCCGTGGTTTCGAATATGCGCTCACGCAGGGATACGATTATGTGATCACCATGGACGCAGACGGACAACACTTTGCCTCCGATCTGCCGGGCATGCTGGATAAAATCAGCACCCATCCGGACACATTGGTGATCGGCGCCCGCAACCTCAATCAGGAAAACATGCCTGGTAAAAATACTTTTGCCAACAAGTTTTCCAATTTCTGGTTTTATGTGGAAACAGGGCTGAAGGCCCCTGACACACAGTCGGGCTACCGCTTGTATCCACTACATCGCATGGGCCGTGTCCGCTGGTGGTGCACCAAATATGAATTTGAAATTGAGGTGCTGGTACGCAGCGCCTGGAAAGGTATAAAAATAGACTGGACACCGGTAAAGGTATATTATCCGCCGGCAGAGGAAAGGATCTCCCATTTCCGGCCTTTCCGCGATTTCTCCCGTATCAGTGTGCTGAATACCATACTGGTGCTCATCACTTTCCTGTATATCAAACCCAGGGACCTTTTCCTGTATCTCCTGAAAAAAGAAAACTGGAAAAAGATGTGGCGGGAAGAAGTACTGAACGCTTCGGAGTCCAATGCCCGCAAAGCCGCTGCCATTGGCTTCGGTGTGTTTATGGGCATTGTTCCTATATGGGGATTTCAGCTCCTGGTAGCCATGCTGATATCTATCAAGTTGAAGCTGAACAAGGCACTGGTATTTTTAGCGGCCCATATCAGCACGCCGCCGCTAACCCCGTTCGTGATCTTTGCCGGTTTTCTCGTAGGGAAAATATGGATGGGAAGGTCAGCCAAAGATCTGTTGTTTGATGATAAAATCACCTTTGCAGCAATAGGCGATAACCTACTCCAGTATGTTTTTGGCAGTATCACCCTGGCGATTATAGCCGGAGTGGCCGCATGGGGCATCAGTTATCTGTTGCTGGCTTTATTCAGAAAGAAGAAATAA